One genomic window of Sulfurovum lithotrophicum includes the following:
- a CDS encoding STAS domain-containing protein → MIEIQKDESFFVILSHRLDAMNADEAKETVDKKLVDIDRDIVIDVSDLDYISSAGLQVILKCAKLAQENDKECFLKGAHGTVKEIFQVSGFLTFLKEIE, encoded by the coding sequence ATGATAGAGATACAAAAAGATGAGAGCTTTTTTGTCATTTTGAGTCACAGGCTCGATGCCATGAATGCGGATGAGGCAAAAGAAACCGTAGATAAAAAGCTGGTAGATATCGATCGTGATATTGTGATCGATGTCAGTGATCTGGACTATATCAGTTCGGCAGGCCTGCAAGTCATTCTGAAATGTGCAAAACTGGCACAGGAGAACGATAAAGAGTGTTTTTTAAAAGGAGCGCACGGAACGGTAAAAGAGATTTTTCAAGTCTCGGGTTTTTTGACTTTTTTAAAAGAGATAGAATGA
- a CDS encoding ATP-binding protein, with translation MLKLIIPSYKKFLPLLNSFVNVSSEVFDVRQIQDKIELCAEEAFVYILRNSYRDEEGDIEISIEISERYFILSFIDSGLPIDITFPQTTADGLKSIDTQTLELLLIKKFSHKAEWLNHGKEGREFKLYFELPQQAIYTLPETEEDENFEASIDDIVIKQFEERWAMEISQIIYEAYGYSYPNEDLYFPERIISLNESGQLVSVVAYDTKRDRIAGHYALEREDLGSVAEIGQAVVVPKYRGLGLMKKIRVKTQEIGKELGLEGIMSKPVTVHLFSQKTNEALGAVPVGMGFGVSPVKKFKKIEADSSQRGSCMYYYLPLKNRKRVLSVPAKHREVIEAIYRDLKLDYSFQKEECNLRENGIVKSSYAPNFELGSIFVTEIGKDNISYIKEAFFNLLFRMKAEVILLYIVIEDQNVERLVLQAEDEKFFFSGILPSFVEGKDVLVYEFLPQDIDESKVEIYADRAKALVEYISNEKRKAV, from the coding sequence ATGTTAAAATTGATCATCCCGAGCTATAAAAAGTTTTTACCCCTGCTGAACAGCTTTGTCAATGTGAGCAGTGAAGTTTTTGACGTCCGGCAGATCCAGGACAAGATCGAGTTGTGTGCCGAAGAAGCATTTGTCTATATACTCCGGAATTCCTACAGGGATGAAGAGGGTGATATAGAGATATCCATAGAGATCAGTGAAAGATACTTTATCCTCTCGTTCATTGACAGCGGTTTGCCTATCGATATAACTTTCCCCCAAACAACAGCAGATGGCCTCAAGTCGATAGATACTCAGACACTAGAGTTGCTTCTGATTAAAAAATTCAGTCATAAGGCTGAGTGGCTTAATCATGGAAAAGAGGGCAGGGAATTCAAACTCTATTTTGAACTGCCCCAGCAGGCGATATACACCCTGCCTGAAACAGAAGAGGATGAGAATTTTGAAGCCTCCATCGATGACATCGTGATCAAACAGTTTGAAGAGAGATGGGCTATGGAGATCTCCCAGATTATTTATGAAGCGTATGGATACAGTTACCCCAATGAGGATCTTTATTTCCCGGAGAGGATCATCTCGCTCAATGAAAGCGGGCAGTTGGTCTCGGTCGTTGCGTACGATACAAAAAGAGACAGGATCGCCGGGCATTATGCGCTGGAAAGAGAAGACCTCGGAAGTGTGGCGGAGATAGGACAGGCAGTTGTAGTGCCAAAGTACAGAGGGCTTGGCTTAATGAAAAAGATACGTGTTAAAACCCAGGAAATTGGCAAAGAACTGGGGCTTGAAGGTATTATGTCCAAGCCTGTGACAGTGCATCTTTTTTCCCAAAAAACCAATGAAGCCCTCGGTGCTGTGCCTGTAGGAATGGGTTTTGGTGTTTCGCCTGTAAAAAAATTCAAAAAGATTGAAGCCGACTCTTCCCAAAGGGGTAGCTGCATGTACTACTACCTGCCGCTGAAGAATAGAAAAAGGGTTTTGTCTGTTCCGGCTAAACATAGAGAGGTGATAGAAGCGATCTATAGAGATTTGAAACTGGACTATTCATTTCAAAAGGAAGAATGCAATCTTAGAGAAAATGGTATAGTTAAAAGTTCATACGCTCCAAATTTTGAACTAGGTTCAATTTTTGTCACAGAGATAGGCAAAGACAATATAAGTTATATCAAGGAAGCATTCTTCAACCTTCTGTTCAGGATGAAAGCGGAAGTGATATTGCTTTATATCGTCATAGAAGATCAGAATGTTGAAAGACTGGTCTTGCAGGCGGAAGATGAAAAGTTTTTCTTCTCCGGCATACTGCCCTCTTTTGTGGAGGGTAAAGATGTGCTGGTGTATGAGTTTTTACCTCAGGATATTGATGAGTCAAAAGTCGAGATCTATGCTGACAGGGCCAAAGCACTGGTGGAGTATATCTCAAATGAAAAAAGGAAAGCAGTATGA
- a CDS encoding phosphatase PAP2 family protein, which produces MKNTREKIIYTTLATAALYVILFLFFDRNIDLWMHHHMLGKAAESIGKQISVLASLLYVNIALLCAFGYIVIVDPGIRKKSTKKLFYIIITVTVAIMIGEGFKYLLGRYRPIMFFEHGEYGLHFFTTKWVLNSTPSDHTIRAFSFFTALGFLYKHTMPLFMFLALMVGASRVVVTAHYPSDVLFGAFVGIMTAVWMHRYFFEGIKGD; this is translated from the coding sequence ATGAAAAACACAAGAGAAAAAATTATTTACACCACACTTGCAACGGCTGCACTTTATGTGATCCTGTTTCTATTTTTCGATAGAAATATCGATCTTTGGATGCATCACCATATGCTGGGTAAAGCAGCAGAATCGATTGGGAAGCAGATCTCGGTACTGGCTTCATTGCTCTATGTCAATATTGCTCTTTTGTGTGCTTTTGGATATATCGTCATCGTTGATCCGGGCATAAGGAAAAAAAGCACAAAAAAACTTTTTTATATCATTATTACTGTCACTGTTGCCATTATGATAGGTGAGGGATTCAAGTATCTGCTTGGGCGTTACAGGCCCATAATGTTCTTTGAACATGGTGAATACGGGTTGCACTTTTTTACTACAAAATGGGTATTGAACTCTACACCGTCCGATCATACCATAAGAGCATTTTCTTTTTTTACCGCTTTAGGGTTTTTGTATAAACACACTATGCCTCTTTTTATGTTTCTTGCATTGATGGTCGGCGCAAGCCGGGTGGTTGTGACCGCACATTATCCCAGTGATGTGCTGTTTGGCGCCTTTGTCGGCATCATGACCGCTGTATGGATGCATCGCTATTTTTTTGAAGGGATAAAGGGTGATTGA
- a CDS encoding NCS2 family permease has product MGFFKLKEHGTDVKTEVIAGVSTFLAMLYIIPVNAAIMSEADIPYDALVTATAVMTILATLINAFWSNTPVAMSVGMGLNAFFTFGLVKGMGMTWQTALGVEVVSSTLYVLVTMTPLRRWLIETMPMDFKRAVSAGIGAFISFIGLEQLHIIVKSDATLVTLGKLNEAPVLMGIFSLLLALFLLLRKVQGAFIVSIAATTVLAWLLGISELPKSFISMPASMSPILFKMDIMEVLKLSMVPVLLTFLITDIFDTIGTLTGLGLRAGLFEGKRSVALEKSIEADAAGTFLSGFAGVTSTTPFIESAAGVEAGGRTGLTALVTALLFILPLFALPFFKAIPSFAIYPVLILVGTMMFSELRSINYDDPAMQYSTFFTVLGMPMTYSITDGLMLGALVYVAVKVMNGEMQEISKGMIALAGIAILLFFFL; this is encoded by the coding sequence ATGGGATTTTTCAAACTCAAAGAGCATGGAACTGATGTTAAAACAGAAGTGATAGCCGGAGTCAGTACGTTTCTTGCCATGCTCTACATCATTCCGGTCAATGCAGCCATCATGAGTGAAGCGGATATACCTTATGATGCTTTGGTGACCGCAACGGCAGTAATGACGATTCTTGCCACACTTATCAATGCTTTCTGGTCCAATACCCCTGTAGCCATGAGTGTCGGGATGGGACTCAATGCCTTCTTCACTTTTGGATTGGTCAAAGGAATGGGGATGACCTGGCAGACGGCGCTGGGTGTGGAAGTGGTCTCCAGTACGCTGTATGTATTGGTGACAATGACCCCGCTTCGGCGCTGGCTCATCGAGACGATGCCGATGGATTTCAAGCGGGCTGTCAGTGCGGGTATCGGTGCGTTTATTTCATTTATCGGGCTGGAACAGCTGCATATCATCGTCAAGAGTGATGCGACACTGGTCACACTCGGGAAGCTAAATGAGGCACCGGTACTGATGGGGATATTTTCCCTGCTTCTGGCACTGTTTCTGCTGTTGCGAAAGGTGCAGGGCGCTTTCATTGTCTCTATCGCGGCTACGACAGTGTTGGCATGGCTGCTGGGTATTTCTGAGTTGCCCAAAAGTTTTATTTCCATGCCGGCATCGATGTCTCCCATTCTGTTCAAAATGGATATCATGGAGGTGCTGAAGTTGTCGATGGTTCCGGTACTGCTAACCTTCCTGATTACCGATATCTTCGATACGATAGGAACATTGACGGGGCTTGGCCTGAGGGCCGGGCTTTTCGAAGGGAAACGCTCTGTGGCACTTGAAAAGAGTATTGAAGCTGATGCGGCAGGAACCTTTCTAAGTGGTTTTGCCGGGGTGACCAGCACAACACCGTTCATCGAGAGTGCCGCCGGAGTAGAAGCAGGAGGCCGTACCGGACTGACGGCATTGGTGACGGCGCTGCTGTTCATCCTGCCCCTGTTTGCCTTGCCGTTCTTCAAAGCCATTCCCTCCTTCGCCATCTACCCGGTTCTGATACTGGTAGGTACGATGATGTTCTCCGAATTGCGCTCCATCAACTACGATGATCCGGCTATGCAGTACAGTACTTTCTTTACCGTCCTGGGGATGCCCATGACCTATTCGATCACGGATGGTTTGATGCTTGGAGCTTTGGTCTATGTAGCAGTGAAAGTAATGAATGGAGAGATGCAAGAGATCAGCAAGGGAATGATAGCCTTGGCGGGAATTGCTATTCTTCTTTTTTTCTTCTTGTAG
- the ade gene encoding adenine deaminase, giving the protein MEIKSNYVDIFKREIFPAKVRVEKGKIASVERIDTPCDTYILPGFVDAHIHIESSMLPPSEFARLAVCHGTVATMSDPHEIANVLGIPGVKYMRDNSEMTPFKFYFGASPCVPATTFETSGATLGADEVESLLKMPQIKYLSEVMNFPGVINGDPDMLAKIAKAKTLHKRIDGHAPGLRGDALTKYIEAGIETDHEAFSYEEGLEKLQKGMKILIREGSAAKNFEALAPLIPDYPDKLMFCSDDRHPNDLAREHIDGHVRRAVAKGYDLFDVLKIASVNPVEHYGLEVGLLRLGDAADFIVVEDLKDFNVLQTVIDGEIVARGKKPLIDSVTVETPNHFHTGLKQAKEFALDWCAQTEVIHAIDHSLMTEEEIVNAASGKAEDILKITVVNRYEDAKPAVAYVHGFGLKKGAIASSVAHDSHNIIAVGCSDTLIAKAVNTIIGNRGGICAVTEEEIEVLSLPIAGLMSDKDGFEVANRYADLDRMVREDFASPLSAPFMTLSFMALLVIPELKLSDKGLFDGRSFHFIDSCRR; this is encoded by the coding sequence ATGGAGATTAAAAGCAATTATGTAGATATTTTCAAACGGGAGATATTCCCTGCAAAGGTCAGAGTTGAAAAAGGAAAGATCGCTTCCGTAGAAAGAATTGATACACCTTGTGATACCTACATACTTCCCGGATTTGTTGATGCGCACATACACATCGAGAGCTCTATGCTTCCTCCCAGTGAATTTGCGCGTCTTGCCGTCTGTCACGGTACGGTTGCTACCATGTCAGATCCGCATGAGATCGCCAATGTTCTTGGTATTCCGGGTGTTAAATATATGCGGGACAACAGTGAAATGACACCGTTCAAATTCTATTTTGGCGCTTCTCCCTGTGTGCCAGCTACAACATTCGAGACCAGCGGTGCGACACTGGGAGCCGACGAGGTAGAAAGCCTGTTGAAAATGCCGCAGATCAAGTATCTTTCCGAAGTGATGAATTTTCCCGGTGTGATCAACGGTGACCCTGATATGCTTGCCAAGATCGCAAAGGCAAAAACACTGCATAAACGCATTGACGGACATGCCCCGGGACTGAGGGGGGATGCGCTGACGAAATATATTGAGGCAGGTATTGAGACTGACCATGAAGCATTCAGTTATGAAGAGGGGCTGGAAAAGCTGCAGAAGGGGATGAAGATACTGATTAGGGAAGGTTCGGCAGCCAAGAATTTTGAAGCGCTTGCACCGCTCATTCCCGACTATCCGGACAAACTGATGTTCTGTTCAGACGATCGGCATCCCAATGATCTTGCCAGAGAGCACATTGACGGGCATGTCAGACGGGCGGTCGCCAAAGGGTATGACCTCTTTGATGTGCTCAAGATCGCTTCGGTCAATCCTGTTGAGCATTACGGGCTTGAAGTCGGGTTGCTGAGACTTGGGGATGCGGCTGATTTCATTGTAGTAGAAGACCTGAAAGATTTTAATGTCCTTCAAACGGTTATCGATGGAGAGATCGTCGCCAGAGGAAAGAAACCGCTGATCGATTCCGTTACTGTGGAAACTCCCAACCATTTTCATACTGGATTGAAACAAGCAAAAGAATTTGCTTTAGATTGGTGTGCACAGACGGAAGTGATCCATGCCATTGACCACTCACTGATGACAGAGGAGGAGATCGTCAATGCCGCTTCAGGAAAAGCCGAAGATATACTGAAGATCACGGTGGTCAACCGTTATGAAGATGCAAAGCCGGCTGTAGCGTACGTGCATGGGTTCGGTCTCAAGAAAGGTGCCATTGCCTCAAGTGTGGCGCATGATTCTCACAATATCATTGCGGTAGGGTGCAGTGATACGCTCATCGCCAAAGCGGTCAATACAATCATCGGGAACCGGGGCGGGATCTGTGCAGTAACAGAAGAAGAAATTGAAGTTCTGAGTCTTCCGATTGCGGGGTTAATGAGTGACAAAGACGGTTTTGAAGTGGCAAATCGTTACGCTGATCTTGACAGGATGGTACGGGAAGATTTCGCTTCGCCTCTAAGCGCACCTTTCATGACACTCTCTTTCATGGCACTTCTGGTCATTCCTGAACTCAAACTAAGCGACAAAGGGTTGTTTGATGGACGCAGCTTTCATTTTATAGATTCCTGCAGGAGATAG
- a CDS encoding thioredoxin family protein translates to MELTDKNYETIIKNNEKPVFIDFYSPTCGPCQMLMQLIDERLEKYGEENGIPVVKCDVSKNPKLASAFKIESVPFTIVVMPDGKLKYPELGLKNETYYFELIDKLAGRGSFFSRLFT, encoded by the coding sequence ATGGAACTTACAGATAAAAACTACGAAACGATCATCAAGAACAATGAAAAGCCCGTTTTCATTGACTTCTACTCCCCTACCTGCGGGCCATGCCAGATGCTGATGCAGCTGATAGACGAGAGACTGGAGAAGTATGGGGAGGAAAACGGAATTCCTGTTGTAAAGTGTGATGTAAGCAAAAACCCGAAACTGGCTTCCGCATTCAAGATAGAGTCCGTACCCTTCACTATTGTGGTGATGCCTGACGGGAAACTCAAGTACCCAGAACTGGGACTGAAAAACGAAACATATTATTTTGAACTGATAGACAAACTGGCGGGCAGAGGATCGTTCTTTAGTCGTTTGTTCACTTGA
- a CDS encoding TRAP transporter large permease subunit: MMQFDFSYYLDRISKYAGLIAAVLVVALSLLVAYDAMMRYLFSAGSIALQEVEWHLFDIVFLLGLSYALKHDKHVRVDIFFERYSRDTKAVVQILSMLLLVIPFSLLFVSDAFDMAYQSFLQHEVSPDPGGLGSRWVIKAVLVLAFVLLILQAVSEVLKAWHQLESKSKLWRVLAVVAVLGAMVYLAWYNRMAFWFDPVFLMFAMALVLLMLGFQVAFVFGGVALFFAMISDEVGLHVLEMLPYRTYGIMGNITLMAVPLFILMGLILEKSKMAENLLSSMGKLFGSVRGGLAISVVLVGAILAASTGIVGASVVMMSLIALPLMLKHNYSPALASGSIAASGTLGQLIPPSIVLIVLGDQMHLSVGDLFKAAVVPGILLIILYILYILIFAFLRKEAAPAIISDEPYKTVAKAAFKAILPPLLLIAAVLGSIFAGIASPTESAAIGVLGAFALAAYNRVLDFELVRYAAVETVKLTAMIFMILIGATAFSLVFNELGGGDMALQFFTGDVGSKWTFILIAMMVIFLLGFFIDFIEIAFVVVPILVPIVASFGIDPVWFAILIAMNLQASFLTPPFGFALFYLKGAAGDKVTTAAIYRGVVPFIILQVVALGIIVLFPDLIYLFGK; encoded by the coding sequence ATGATGCAGTTTGATTTTAGTTACTATCTGGATAGAATTTCCAAATACGCAGGACTCATAGCAGCGGTTCTTGTCGTAGCGCTCTCTTTGCTGGTCGCCTACGATGCAATGATGCGCTATCTTTTCTCTGCCGGTTCCATTGCCCTGCAGGAAGTGGAGTGGCATCTTTTCGATATTGTTTTCCTGCTGGGGCTCTCCTATGCACTAAAGCATGACAAGCATGTGCGGGTGGACATCTTCTTCGAACGCTATTCACGTGATACCAAAGCAGTTGTACAGATACTCTCGATGCTGTTGCTGGTCATTCCCTTTTCCTTGCTGTTCGTCTCGGATGCCTTCGATATGGCGTATCAGAGTTTCCTGCAGCATGAAGTCTCTCCCGATCCGGGAGGTTTGGGAAGCCGGTGGGTCATCAAAGCGGTACTTGTTCTCGCATTTGTTCTGCTCATTTTGCAGGCTGTCAGTGAAGTGCTCAAAGCCTGGCATCAGTTGGAGAGCAAAAGCAAACTATGGCGTGTCCTCGCTGTCGTGGCTGTATTGGGAGCTATGGTCTATCTTGCCTGGTACAACCGTATGGCATTCTGGTTCGACCCGGTCTTTTTGATGTTTGCTATGGCACTGGTACTCCTGATGCTTGGTTTTCAGGTCGCTTTTGTCTTTGGTGGTGTGGCGCTCTTTTTTGCGATGATTTCCGATGAAGTGGGTCTGCATGTCCTGGAAATGCTGCCGTATCGGACCTACGGCATTATGGGAAATATTACACTGATGGCTGTACCGCTTTTCATCCTGATGGGGCTGATACTGGAAAAGTCCAAAATGGCGGAGAACCTGCTGAGCTCGATGGGAAAACTTTTTGGTTCCGTACGCGGCGGCTTGGCGATCTCCGTGGTTCTGGTGGGTGCGATATTGGCTGCCAGTACCGGTATCGTAGGGGCATCGGTGGTGATGATGAGTCTCATCGCACTGCCGCTGATGCTGAAGCATAACTATTCACCTGCACTGGCTTCCGGGAGTATCGCTGCTTCGGGAACACTTGGCCAGCTTATTCCTCCTTCCATTGTGCTCATCGTCCTTGGTGATCAAATGCATCTCTCTGTGGGCGATCTTTTCAAGGCAGCTGTTGTTCCCGGTATTCTGCTGATCATTCTTTACATCCTGTACATTCTGATCTTCGCGTTCTTGAGGAAAGAAGCGGCACCCGCCATCATTTCGGATGAACCCTACAAAACAGTGGCCAAAGCGGCTTTCAAAGCCATCCTTCCGCCGCTGCTGCTCATTGCAGCAGTGTTGGGGTCTATCTTTGCCGGTATTGCATCGCCAACCGAGTCTGCAGCCATTGGTGTGCTGGGTGCATTTGCATTGGCAGCCTATAACCGTGTGCTGGATTTTGAGCTGGTACGCTATGCTGCTGTAGAAACTGTCAAACTCACAGCGATGATCTTCATGATCCTCATTGGGGCGACGGCATTTTCTCTGGTCTTCAATGAACTGGGCGGCGGTGATATGGCTTTGCAATTTTTTACCGGAGATGTGGGCAGCAAATGGACCTTTATACTCATTGCAATGATGGTAATCTTCCTGCTTGGATTTTTTATCGATTTCATCGAGATCGCTTTTGTGGTCGTACCGATACTTGTACCCATTGTGGCAAGCTTTGGCATAGACCCTGTCTGGTTCGCCATTCTCATTGCGATGAACCTTCAGGCATCCTTTTTGACACCACCATTCGGTTTCGCACTTTTCTATCTGAAGGGTGCCGCAGGCGATAAAGTGACCACGGCTGCGATCTACCGTGGCGTGGTCCCGTTCATTATCTTGCAGGTCGTGGCACTGGGGATCATCGTTCTCTTTCCCGACCTGATTTACCTTTTTGGAAAGTGA
- a CDS encoding META domain-containing protein gives MFPKKLLFISLISTLFFASADSIPLNSLEGSWILRTMDGYKVLSARAILDFHAKHRKIDGYDGCNRIEGKLKLHTDDRYSSKLKTYRYECLNSTKRFVSTRLHQAIGEGFIIQKGKMKDEEGIVLKSEHHTLFFKKLGKSSIIDHIKTKIPGLK, from the coding sequence ATGTTCCCAAAAAAACTGCTTTTCATCTCTTTGATATCGACACTTTTTTTCGCCTCTGCAGATTCCATACCACTCAACAGCCTTGAAGGAAGCTGGATCCTTCGTACCATGGACGGATACAAAGTATTGTCTGCAAGAGCCATACTCGACTTCCATGCCAAACACAGAAAGATTGACGGATACGACGGATGCAACCGTATCGAAGGCAAACTCAAGCTCCATACGGACGATCGGTACTCTTCCAAACTGAAGACCTACCGTTACGAATGTCTCAACTCCACAAAACGCTTTGTCAGCACACGCCTCCACCAAGCCATAGGAGAAGGATTCATCATCCAAAAAGGCAAAATGAAAGATGAAGAGGGTATCGTTCTCAAAAGCGAACACCATACACTCTTTTTCAAAAAACTGGGTAAAAGCTCTATTATTGATCATATCAAAACCAAAATTCCAGGATTGAAATAA
- a CDS encoding Mur ligase family protein codes for MIIVNYLFYALFLLAMGYYAITNLQWYSYKLERVMFHHTKTWWHFVYFLIPYVLYILVSYAAPQFGFVVVIAYLALFYRWYKGLDKPLVWTGRVKRFYALMVFLALFVIFAFNHFAVLIPIFLAYFISLFIEKMLFHGFKVKAQKKIDDMKDLTVIGITASYGKTSIKNYIEHLLKAKYRTYATPRSVNTLGGVMKDINDDLPEDTEVYVVEMGARGEGDIAEITTFVNPQYVVVGKIGPAHIEYFRTMENIRNTKMEILRSGRLKEAWIHESAMVKPEKNIHVFGTGENLDMKTGLPAPEYLIEDVEATLDATSFRLNGVRYSASILGAFNAMNLAAAVLVAKKLGLSDEEIQQGLSTLKAVDHRLQRMDAGGKVILDDSFNGNIDGMMASFDLASTYEGRKVVITPGLVEVDDELNVQVAKRANEVFDLVVVTGDLNYAIFKEHVDPEKLVKLASKGEMESMLVEQTLPGDLILFANDAPSFV; via the coding sequence ATGATCATCGTAAACTATCTTTTTTATGCACTTTTTCTTCTGGCGATGGGTTACTACGCCATCACCAACCTTCAGTGGTACAGCTACAAACTTGAAAGGGTGATGTTCCACCATACCAAGACATGGTGGCATTTTGTCTATTTTCTGATTCCCTATGTGCTGTATATACTGGTAAGTTATGCTGCGCCTCAATTCGGTTTTGTGGTCGTAATCGCCTATCTGGCACTGTTCTACCGATGGTACAAAGGCCTGGACAAGCCTCTGGTATGGACAGGCAGGGTGAAACGCTTTTATGCTTTGATGGTCTTTTTGGCACTCTTTGTCATTTTTGCATTCAACCATTTTGCAGTGCTCATACCCATCTTCCTGGCTTATTTCATCTCTCTCTTCATCGAAAAGATGCTCTTCCACGGCTTTAAGGTCAAAGCACAGAAGAAGATAGACGATATGAAAGATCTCACGGTAATTGGGATCACTGCAAGTTACGGGAAAACCAGCATCAAGAACTACATTGAGCATCTGCTTAAAGCAAAGTACAGGACTTATGCTACCCCGCGTTCGGTCAATACGCTCGGCGGGGTCATGAAAGATATCAATGACGACCTGCCTGAAGATACGGAAGTTTATGTGGTCGAAATGGGTGCGAGAGGCGAGGGTGACATTGCCGAGATCACCACGTTTGTCAACCCGCAGTATGTCGTGGTCGGCAAGATAGGCCCAGCGCATATCGAGTACTTTAGGACCATGGAGAACATCCGAAACACCAAAATGGAGATACTCCGAAGTGGCCGTCTCAAAGAAGCATGGATCCACGAAAGTGCGATGGTAAAACCTGAAAAGAACATCCATGTATTCGGTACCGGGGAGAACCTGGACATGAAAACCGGGCTTCCTGCGCCCGAATATCTCATAGAAGATGTCGAAGCAACCCTGGATGCCACCTCTTTCAGACTGAACGGCGTGCGCTACTCGGCAAGTATACTGGGTGCCTTCAATGCCATGAACCTGGCTGCTGCCGTACTGGTGGCTAAAAAGCTTGGCCTCAGTGATGAAGAGATACAGCAGGGACTCTCCACGCTCAAAGCGGTCGATCACAGGCTGCAGCGTATGGATGCGGGAGGAAAGGTCATTCTCGATGACTCTTTTAACGGAAACATAGACGGGATGATGGCATCTTTTGATCTCGCATCCACCTATGAGGGTAGAAAAGTGGTCATTACACCAGGCCTGGTCGAAGTGGACGACGAGCTGAACGTGCAGGTGGCAAAAAGGGCCAATGAGGTCTTTGACCTGGTAGTAGTGACGGGTGATTTGAACTATGCTATTTTCAAAGAGCATGTCGACCCAGAGAAACTGGTGAAGCTTGCGAGTAAGGGTGAGATGGAGAGTATGCTTGTGGAGCAGACGTTGCCCGGAGATCTGATCCTCTTTGCCAACGACGCCCCTTCTTTCGTGTAA